A genomic segment from Gossypium hirsutum isolate 1008001.06 chromosome D04, Gossypium_hirsutum_v2.1, whole genome shotgun sequence encodes:
- the LOC121216108 gene encoding uncharacterized protein, producing MSFSPPPPPVFAGESYNIWAVKMKTYLQAHDLWNVVQNDTEPPPLRANPTIAQIRQYNEDRAKKYKAMSCLQSGVSDAIFTRIMACDTPKEAWDKLKEEFQGSDKTRQQQLINLRRDFENLRMKDSETIKQYADRIMSTVNNIRLLGDDFGD from the coding sequence ATGAGCTTCTCACCACCACCTCCACCCGTGTTTGCTGGTGAAAGCTACAATATATGGGCTGTCAAAATGAAAACATATCTACAGGCACATGACCTGTGGAATGTTGTCCAAAATGACACTGAACCACCACCCTTAAGAGCTAATCCCACGATAGCTCAGATAAGGCAGTATAATGAAGACCGTGCAAAGAAGTACAAGGCCATGTCATGCCTTCAAAGTGGAGTTTCAGATGCTATCTTCACAAGGATAATGGCCTGCGACACACCAAAGGAGGCCTGGGACAAACTCAAGGAAGAGTTTCAAGGCTCAGACAAAACCAGGCAGCAACAACTCATTAACTTGAGAAGGGACTTTGAGAATCTGAGAATGAAAGACTCAGAAACCATCAAGCAGTATGCTGACAGAATAATGTCTACTGTCAACAACATAAGACTGCTTGGAGATGACTTTGGTGATTAG